A single genomic interval of Porphyromonas sp. oral taxon 275 harbors:
- the mraY gene encoding phospho-N-acetylmuramoyl-pentapeptide-transferase, with product MIYHLFAYLTSQGYSSTIARLMSYVSVRVGLAVILALLISTIWGGRMIKYLQRKQIGELVRDLGLEGEQQKKGTPTMGGIIILLSILIPTLLFARLDNIYIQLMIITTLLMGLLGFADDYIKVFKKDKNGLKEHYKILGQLLLGLIVGVTLYLSPSVVIKRNSEVVREGNAREIRFETTDTKSLETTIPGFKNNNLDYAELIPLGDSDTRKLIGVGIFIIMTVGVVMLLSNGVNLTDGVDGLASGSSAIVGLVLGILAYVSSHHDMAGYLNTMFIPGAEELVIFAATFVGATLGFLWYNSYPAQVFMGDTGSLALGGIIGVFAIVIRKELLLFILCGVFIAEFGSSFIQRFYFKFTRLTRGKGQRVFKMAPLHHHFQLPGGAATEALWKRPVQKVPEAKLTMRFWLIGIILAVLTIVSMKIR from the coding sequence ATGATTTATCACCTCTTTGCCTACCTCACGAGCCAGGGCTACAGCTCGACGATCGCACGCCTGATGAGCTACGTCTCGGTACGCGTAGGCCTAGCGGTCATCCTCGCGCTCCTGATCAGCACCATCTGGGGGGGGCGTATGATCAAGTACCTCCAGCGCAAGCAGATCGGTGAGCTGGTACGTGACCTCGGCCTCGAGGGCGAGCAGCAGAAGAAGGGCACCCCCACCATGGGCGGTATCATCATCCTGCTCTCCATACTCATCCCGACGCTCCTCTTCGCACGGCTGGACAATATCTACATCCAGCTGATGATCATCACCACGCTGCTGATGGGGCTGCTGGGCTTCGCTGACGACTATATCAAGGTCTTCAAGAAGGACAAGAACGGCCTGAAGGAGCACTACAAGATCCTCGGGCAGCTGCTCCTAGGGCTCATCGTCGGCGTCACGCTCTACCTCAGCCCCAGCGTCGTCATCAAGCGTAATAGCGAGGTCGTCCGTGAGGGTAATGCCCGTGAGATCCGCTTCGAGACCACCGACACCAAGAGCCTCGAGACGACCATCCCAGGCTTCAAGAACAACAACCTCGACTATGCCGAGCTCATCCCCCTAGGCGATAGCGACACGCGCAAGCTCATCGGCGTGGGTATCTTCATCATCATGACCGTAGGCGTGGTGATGCTCCTCTCCAACGGCGTCAACCTCACCGACGGCGTCGACGGCCTGGCCTCGGGCAGCTCCGCCATCGTGGGGCTCGTCCTCGGCATCCTGGCCTACGTCTCCAGCCACCACGACATGGCGGGCTACCTCAATACGATGTTCATCCCCGGCGCCGAGGAACTGGTGATCTTCGCCGCCACCTTCGTCGGGGCGACCCTCGGCTTCCTCTGGTACAATTCCTACCCTGCGCAGGTCTTCATGGGCGACACGGGCAGCCTGGCCCTCGGGGGGATCATCGGCGTCTTCGCCATCGTCATCCGCAAGGAGCTGCTACTCTTCATCCTCTGCGGGGTCTTCATCGCGGAGTTCGGCTCCTCCTTCATCCAGCGCTTCTACTTCAAGTTCACCCGCCTGACCCGCGGCAAGGGGCAGCGTGTGTTCAAGATGGCGCCCCTGCACCACCACTTCCAGCTGCCTGGCGGTGCCGCGACTGAGGCGCTCTGGAAGCGTCCTGTGCAGAAGGTCCCCGAGGCGAAGCTGACGATGCGCTTCTGGCTCATCGGCATCATCCTCGCCGTGCTGACCATCGTCTCGATGAAGATCCGCTAG
- a CDS encoding UDP-N-acetylmuramoyl-L-alanyl-D-glutamate--2,6-diaminopimelate ligase — MILSQLLARLDYRTSASPEQLETLEVTSVTDDSRSVVPGSLFVALQGVHVDGNSFIPKAVEAGARVCVVQQLPAEQLPGVLYIEVASAAESLGLLSAAWHGYPAEQLQVIGVTGTNGKTTIATLLWRLFRSLGYKAGLLSTVCNYVDAEAVPSTHTTPSAPQLQALLARMLAAGCTHVFMEVSSHAMAQRRVAGIPFRGGIFTNLTRDHLDYHGSVEEYLKAKKSFFDGLPKGAFALSNADDKNGFVMLQNTVATRYSYALRAAADYRTRILESYPYGTLIELEGQELLVQLVGEFNVYNVLAVYAAARLLGLERSEVLVALSQLTAVDGRFQTLLSPRGYIAVVDYAHTPDALLNVLETIEELRPKGARILCVVGCGGDRDKGKRPQMAQVAAQHSDRLILTSDNPRSEDPLAILADMKAGLSPDELAHTLVIADRAEAIRTATMLAEPGDMLLVAGKGHETYQEIAGVRHHFDDREILQAQFATEA; from the coding sequence ATGATACTCTCCCAGCTACTGGCTCGCCTCGACTACCGCACGAGCGCCAGCCCCGAGCAACTCGAGACGCTCGAGGTCACCAGCGTCACCGACGACTCCCGCAGCGTCGTCCCCGGCAGCCTCTTCGTCGCCCTGCAGGGCGTCCACGTCGATGGCAATAGCTTCATCCCCAAGGCGGTGGAGGCAGGCGCCCGCGTCTGTGTCGTCCAGCAGCTCCCAGCCGAGCAGCTCCCAGGCGTCCTCTATATAGAGGTTGCCTCAGCCGCTGAGTCCCTCGGCCTCCTCTCGGCAGCCTGGCACGGCTACCCTGCCGAGCAGCTCCAGGTCATCGGCGTCACGGGGACGAATGGCAAGACGACCATCGCCACCCTCCTCTGGCGCCTCTTCCGCAGCCTTGGCTACAAGGCGGGACTACTGAGCACCGTGTGCAACTACGTCGACGCTGAGGCCGTCCCCTCGACCCACACCACGCCCTCGGCACCGCAGCTGCAGGCGCTCCTGGCGCGTATGCTCGCCGCGGGCTGCACGCACGTCTTCATGGAGGTCAGCTCCCATGCTATGGCACAGCGCCGCGTAGCGGGGATCCCCTTCCGCGGCGGGATCTTCACGAACCTCACTCGCGATCACCTCGACTACCACGGTAGCGTCGAGGAGTACCTCAAGGCCAAGAAGAGCTTCTTCGACGGACTGCCCAAGGGTGCCTTCGCCCTCAGCAATGCCGACGACAAGAACGGCTTCGTGATGCTGCAGAATACTGTCGCCACGCGCTACAGCTACGCCCTGCGCGCCGCAGCCGACTACCGCACCCGCATCCTCGAGTCCTACCCCTACGGCACGCTCATCGAGCTCGAGGGGCAGGAGCTGCTCGTCCAGCTGGTCGGCGAATTCAACGTCTACAACGTCCTAGCCGTCTACGCCGCGGCGCGCCTGCTGGGCCTAGAGCGCAGCGAGGTACTGGTGGCCCTCAGCCAGCTCACAGCTGTCGACGGGCGCTTCCAGACGCTGCTCTCTCCCCGCGGCTACATCGCCGTCGTCGACTACGCCCACACGCCCGACGCCCTGCTGAATGTGCTGGAGACCATCGAGGAGCTGCGGCCTAAGGGCGCCCGCATCCTCTGCGTCGTCGGCTGTGGCGGCGACCGCGACAAGGGGAAGCGTCCCCAGATGGCGCAGGTAGCGGCGCAGCACTCCGACCGCCTGATCCTCACCTCGGACAACCCCCGCAGTGAGGACCCGCTAGCCATCCTCGCGGACATGAAGGCAGGCCTCAGTCCCGACGAGCTGGCCCATACGCTGGTCATCGCCGACCGTGCCGAGGCCATACGTACGGCCACGATGCTCGCCGAGCCCGGGGATATGCTCCTCGTCGCGGGCAAGGGGCATGAGACCTATCAGGAGATCGCGGGCGTGCGTCATCACTTCGACGACAGAGAGATCCTGCAGGCACAGTTCGCCACCGAAGCATAA
- a CDS encoding aspartate kinase yields MKVLKFGGKSLDNGAGIARVQEIIIDSYQRGERPVVVVSARGGSTDALLALIDQAVRGEDFAASLERFWEHQVAGTALAFYPERQRLSQLLTGIALVRECSARLRDELVSYGELLSVQYLAHLLGRQGYDTRAIDAGDFFVTDSQYGAAAVDLECSRGRCVELFARLPEAAIPIVTGFIARDAAGLRTTLGRNGSNYSAALLANFLDASLMENYTHVDGIYTANPELVPEARRIDELSYGDAAELAQFGAEILHTKTIEPLEAKNIPLRVLSTFCYGSGSGGTLVTSQPRREVVRALASQSHRALIHFEGRNMLGHSGVDARIFGALRDADVSAGLVSQGSTERGTAIVVAEGDADRAVEALKTEFRQDLIEGRTTRIYAEKGLAVVAIIGLNLLEFDRPYRALVRNRVLPILLSNTVPDNTLCLVVTEQERAKALKVIHGELFERPKRVHLAIIGHGTVGGALIGQLIEQREQLREQKHIDLRIFAIADSRHLLLDAEGIGLGWEERLREAEQEGLLEEQLVDYGQSHALENMILVDNTASSYIASLYPFFASYGFDIVSSNKRSNIAPYADYLYLRQTLQLHRRSYRYETNVGAGLPLIDNLKLLHLAGEQITRIHGLFSGSLSYIFNRLGEDPSLTLRAVVEESARLGLTEPDPREDLSGEDVARKVLILVRELDVAAELGDVDWVNPVPEALGELSLEDFWQRFEELEQAIQAERAACGPDEVLRYVGDIVWDGVRGEAHLSAGLRRVRRDSPLGRVRGADSCFEIYTESYGSQPIVIQGAGAGAVVTARGVFGDVLRLAEGYES; encoded by the coding sequence ATGAAGGTATTGAAGTTCGGGGGTAAGTCCCTAGATAATGGTGCTGGTATAGCACGGGTCCAAGAGATCATCATCGACAGCTACCAGCGTGGAGAGCGGCCAGTGGTCGTGGTCTCGGCGCGCGGGGGCAGTACGGATGCGCTGCTGGCACTGATTGATCAGGCTGTACGCGGGGAGGACTTCGCCGCCTCGCTGGAGCGCTTCTGGGAGCACCAGGTGGCAGGCACGGCGCTGGCCTTCTACCCCGAGCGGCAGCGGCTCTCGCAGCTTCTGACGGGGATCGCCCTTGTCCGCGAGTGCAGTGCGCGCCTTCGGGACGAGCTTGTCAGCTACGGCGAACTGCTCTCGGTGCAGTACCTGGCGCACCTGCTGGGACGGCAGGGCTACGATACTCGGGCGATCGATGCGGGGGACTTCTTCGTCACGGATAGCCAGTACGGCGCTGCGGCGGTCGACCTAGAGTGCTCCCGTGGGCGCTGCGTCGAGCTTTTCGCTCGCCTGCCCGAGGCGGCTATCCCCATCGTCACGGGCTTCATCGCACGGGATGCTGCGGGGCTACGTACGACGCTGGGACGCAACGGCAGCAACTACAGCGCCGCCCTGCTGGCGAACTTCCTCGACGCCTCGCTGATGGAGAACTATACCCATGTCGATGGCATCTATACGGCCAATCCCGAGCTCGTCCCCGAGGCGCGCCGTATCGACGAGCTCTCCTATGGCGATGCTGCCGAGCTGGCACAGTTCGGCGCCGAGATCCTCCACACCAAGACCATAGAGCCGCTCGAGGCCAAGAATATCCCGCTGCGCGTGCTCAGCACCTTCTGCTACGGCAGCGGCTCGGGAGGGACGCTGGTGACCTCACAGCCACGCCGTGAGGTGGTGCGTGCCCTGGCCTCACAGTCGCACCGTGCCCTCATCCACTTCGAGGGGCGCAATATGCTGGGACACTCGGGGGTCGATGCGCGTATCTTCGGCGCGCTGCGTGACGCCGATGTCAGTGCGGGGCTGGTATCGCAGGGCTCTACGGAGCGCGGTACGGCCATCGTGGTGGCAGAGGGGGACGCGGATCGTGCAGTGGAGGCGCTGAAGACGGAGTTCCGCCAGGACCTCATCGAGGGGCGCACGACGCGCATCTATGCCGAGAAGGGGCTGGCGGTGGTGGCGATCATCGGGCTGAACCTCCTGGAGTTCGACCGCCCCTACCGCGCACTGGTACGCAACAGGGTGCTGCCCATCCTGCTGAGCAATACGGTGCCCGATAATACCCTCTGCCTCGTGGTGACGGAGCAGGAGCGGGCGAAGGCGCTCAAGGTCATCCACGGCGAGCTCTTCGAGCGCCCGAAGCGCGTGCACCTGGCGATCATCGGCCACGGCACCGTCGGCGGTGCGCTCATCGGGCAGCTCATCGAGCAGCGCGAGCAGCTCAGGGAGCAGAAGCACATTGACCTGAGGATCTTCGCTATCGCCGACTCGCGCCACCTGCTCCTCGATGCCGAGGGCATAGGCCTAGGCTGGGAGGAGCGCCTACGGGAGGCAGAGCAGGAGGGCCTTCTGGAGGAGCAGCTCGTAGACTACGGGCAGAGCCATGCGCTGGAGAACATGATCCTCGTGGACAACACCGCCTCCAGCTATATCGCCTCCCTCTACCCCTTCTTCGCTAGCTACGGCTTCGATATCGTCTCCTCCAACAAGCGCTCCAACATCGCCCCCTACGCCGACTACCTCTATCTCCGACAGACCCTGCAGCTGCATCGCCGCAGCTATCGCTACGAGACGAATGTCGGTGCGGGCCTTCCGCTGATCGACAACCTCAAGCTGCTGCACCTAGCGGGCGAGCAGATCACCCGTATCCACGGGCTCTTTTCGGGGAGCCTCAGCTATATCTTCAACCGCCTCGGGGAGGATCCCAGCCTCACGCTGCGGGCGGTTGTCGAGGAGTCGGCGCGCCTGGGGCTCACCGAGCCCGACCCGCGTGAGGACCTCAGTGGGGAGGATGTGGCACGCAAGGTGCTCATCCTCGTCCGAGAGCTGGATGTAGCGGCTGAGCTGGGGGATGTCGACTGGGTCAATCCCGTCCCCGAGGCCCTTGGGGAGCTGAGCCTAGAGGACTTCTGGCAGCGCTTCGAGGAGCTGGAGCAGGCTATCCAGGCCGAGCGCGCCGCCTGCGGCCCAGACGAAGTGCTGCGCTACGTCGGCGACATCGTCTGGGACGGCGTGCGTGGCGAGGCGCACCTCTCGGCAGGCCTGAGGCGTGTACGGCGTGACTCACCCCTCGGGAGGGTACGCGGGGCGGATAGCTGCTTCGAGATCTACACTGAGAGCTACGGCAGCCAGCCCATCGTCATTCAGGGCGCGGGCGCGGGGGCTGTGGTCACGGCGCGCGGCGTCTTCGGCGATGTCTTGAGGCTCGCCGAGGGCTACGAGAGCTAG
- a CDS encoding alpha/beta fold hydrolase, translated as MLSYLEIRDYRSERGELHPVLRLSYELAGPALGTAPIVLVNHALTGNSSVAGKQGWWNRLVSPEGAISPEVYTILAFNIPGNGYDGELCEDPERFTLLDVAHLILQGLEALGIAELYAIVGGSMGGALTWQLAYLRPELAQHIVPIASDWRASDWLLTQTLIQRQILANSSDPLRDARIHAMACYRTPQSLNARFTSQLDEEGRCYRVESWLRYHGDRLKERFLLSAYGVMTYLTYSIGVCQEAAELARIASDIHIVSIDSDLLFTHDRAEATYRTLAALRPGVTLDVIHSIHGHDAFLMEYEQLNALLRPYFAR; from the coding sequence ATGCTTAGCTACCTAGAGATCAGGGACTACCGCTCCGAGCGTGGAGAGCTGCACCCCGTGCTGCGCCTGAGCTACGAGCTCGCTGGGCCAGCACTGGGGACAGCCCCCATCGTGCTGGTCAACCACGCCCTCACGGGCAATTCGTCCGTAGCGGGGAAGCAGGGCTGGTGGAATCGCCTCGTCAGCCCCGAGGGGGCGATCTCCCCCGAGGTGTACACGATCCTGGCGTTCAACATCCCGGGCAATGGCTATGATGGTGAGCTGTGCGAGGACCCCGAGCGCTTCACGCTGCTCGATGTCGCCCACCTCATCTTGCAGGGCCTCGAGGCGCTTGGGATCGCTGAGCTCTATGCCATCGTGGGTGGCTCCATGGGTGGGGCGCTGACCTGGCAGCTGGCCTATCTGCGTCCCGAGCTGGCGCAGCACATCGTCCCCATAGCCTCGGACTGGCGGGCCTCGGACTGGCTGCTGACGCAGACGCTCATCCAGCGGCAGATCCTGGCCAACTCCTCCGACCCGCTGAGGGACGCACGTATCCACGCTATGGCCTGCTACCGCACGCCGCAGTCGCTCAATGCGCGCTTCACCAGCCAGCTGGATGAGGAGGGTCGCTGCTACAGGGTAGAGAGCTGGCTACGCTATCACGGCGACCGCCTCAAGGAGCGCTTCCTCCTCTCCGCCTATGGGGTGATGACCTACCTGACCTACAGCATCGGTGTCTGCCAGGAGGCGGCTGAGCTCGCGCGTATCGCCTCGGACATCCATATCGTCTCGATCGACAGCGATCTGCTCTTCACGCATGACCGTGCCGAGGCGACCTACCGCACGCTCGCTGCGCTGCGTCCGGGGGTGACGCTCGACGTCATCCACTCGATCCACGGCCATGACGCCTTCCTCATGGAGTACGAGCAGCTCAACGCTTTGCTCCGTCCTTATTTCGCTCGCTAG
- a CDS encoding penicillin-binding protein, translating into MWSKVLIFLQQLIQLLRNLRAWLWARLSPLLARLLAPFCRYEVETLKGRRLVWDFYPLVMAGFTLLFVAIIIYVIRFSYSSEGARYRAAAERVQREKRVQDLPLRGSILASDERPVAVTTPVYRLGLDFLSEPLKVLYAPLPTGKTHQDSLERAKYYATRQELDYGLDRLAVLIDSIYDLKAHGLSRQQLKARWRKGLEQRKRGLPVINLDVSYQQYQILMASSPFAPKIIKNKRVPSLLSKMIISTERTKRIYPFGSLAYRTIGQLQPSGENNISKGKSGLELRYDDLLRGRIGSARRVYYGNSYRRIVDEPALDGADIVTNLDMDIQSIVEHSLREQLQQLEAESGTVVLMEVKTGKIVAISNLEQVKRSPGTYSESINMAMTNKAEPGSTFKVASMMVALDDGIVRPNDTIDVGNGLWPHEGRVVRDHNAGKGGYGRISVAQTIIKSSNVGVAKIIVKGYKDKPDEYVEKIRRLGFGFNFQKEVDLQGVERASIRKRSDNPNRWYNTTLAWMSYGYETQIPPIYTLAFFNAIANGGRYMRPYFVSEIRRRDSLTQHIEPKVLKEQICKPETLQAIQEMLRRVVTEGTGKKARSAYVAISGKSGTAQLSGKHGYRDSLGQVRHQVSFCAYFPSEAPRYSCIAVIRAPSARYSAGGGVMAAPIIRRIAESLVALEKPRPLDSLPRSASPLAYTRHIAAGRTESLLQLLEQMGLPTPQLGSKAPAYIRIDSAAHISALPLNTHDIPDLRGMSAMDAVYLLRSRGYRVQLVGAGNVVSQSIPAGTAAARGSEIVLQLGYEA; encoded by the coding sequence ATGTGGTCCAAAGTCCTCATCTTCCTCCAGCAGCTCATCCAGCTACTCCGCAACCTGCGCGCCTGGCTCTGGGCTAGGCTCAGCCCGCTACTTGCCCGCCTGCTCGCCCCCTTCTGCCGCTACGAGGTAGAGACGCTCAAGGGGCGCCGTCTCGTCTGGGACTTCTATCCCCTCGTGATGGCAGGCTTCACCCTGCTCTTCGTCGCGATCATCATCTACGTGATCCGCTTCTCCTACTCCAGCGAGGGGGCACGCTACCGAGCTGCTGCCGAGCGCGTGCAGCGTGAGAAGCGCGTGCAGGACCTCCCCCTGCGCGGCTCCATCCTCGCCAGCGACGAGCGCCCCGTGGCCGTCACGACCCCCGTATATCGCCTGGGCCTGGACTTCCTCTCTGAGCCGCTCAAGGTGCTCTACGCCCCCCTCCCCACAGGCAAGACGCACCAGGACTCCCTCGAGCGCGCCAAGTACTACGCCACGCGGCAGGAGCTCGACTACGGGCTGGATCGCCTGGCGGTACTCATAGACAGCATCTACGACCTCAAGGCACATGGTCTCAGCCGTCAGCAGCTCAAAGCACGCTGGCGCAAGGGGCTAGAGCAGCGCAAGCGTGGTCTACCCGTCATCAATCTGGACGTCAGCTACCAGCAGTACCAGATCCTGATGGCCTCCTCCCCCTTCGCGCCGAAGATCATCAAGAACAAGCGCGTCCCCAGCCTCCTATCCAAGATGATCATCAGCACCGAGCGTACCAAGCGTATCTACCCCTTCGGCTCACTCGCCTACCGCACCATCGGCCAGCTGCAGCCCTCGGGAGAGAACAATATCTCCAAGGGCAAGAGCGGGCTAGAGCTCCGCTACGACGACCTCCTACGTGGCCGCATCGGCTCGGCACGACGCGTCTACTACGGCAATAGCTACCGCCGCATCGTGGACGAACCCGCCCTCGACGGCGCCGACATCGTCACCAACCTCGACATGGACATCCAGAGCATCGTGGAGCACTCCCTACGCGAGCAGCTGCAGCAGCTGGAGGCCGAGAGCGGCACCGTCGTACTGATGGAGGTCAAGACGGGGAAGATCGTCGCCATCTCCAACCTCGAGCAGGTCAAGCGTAGCCCAGGCACCTACAGCGAGTCCATCAATATGGCCATGACCAACAAGGCCGAGCCAGGCTCAACCTTCAAGGTAGCCTCCATGATGGTGGCCCTGGACGATGGGATCGTCCGCCCCAATGACACCATAGACGTCGGCAACGGCCTCTGGCCGCATGAGGGCCGCGTCGTGCGAGACCACAATGCTGGCAAGGGCGGCTACGGACGTATCTCCGTGGCGCAGACCATCATCAAGTCCAGCAACGTAGGGGTCGCCAAGATCATCGTCAAGGGCTATAAGGACAAGCCCGACGAGTACGTCGAGAAGATCCGCAGACTAGGCTTCGGCTTCAACTTCCAGAAGGAGGTCGACCTACAGGGCGTGGAGCGTGCCTCCATCCGCAAGCGCTCGGACAACCCCAACCGCTGGTACAACACCACGCTGGCGTGGATGTCCTACGGCTACGAGACGCAGATCCCCCCGATCTATACGCTGGCCTTCTTCAACGCCATCGCCAACGGCGGACGCTATATGCGCCCCTACTTCGTCTCCGAGATACGCCGCCGCGACAGCCTCACCCAGCACATCGAGCCTAAGGTCCTGAAGGAGCAGATCTGCAAGCCCGAGACGCTGCAGGCGATCCAGGAGATGCTACGCCGTGTGGTCACCGAGGGCACGGGGAAGAAGGCTCGCTCGGCCTACGTCGCCATCAGCGGCAAGAGCGGTACGGCTCAGCTCTCGGGCAAGCACGGCTACCGCGACTCGCTGGGGCAGGTGCGCCACCAGGTATCCTTCTGCGCCTACTTCCCCTCCGAGGCGCCGCGCTACTCTTGTATCGCCGTGATCCGTGCCCCATCAGCCCGCTACAGCGCAGGCGGGGGGGTGATGGCCGCCCCCATCATCCGCCGCATCGCCGAGAGCCTCGTGGCGCTGGAGAAGCCCCGCCCGCTGGACTCCCTCCCTCGCTCGGCCTCGCCGCTAGCCTATACGCGCCATATCGCCGCAGGGCGCACGGAGTCCCTCCTGCAGCTCCTCGAGCAGATGGGACTCCCCACGCCGCAGCTCGGGTCGAAGGCTCCCGCCTACATCCGCATTGATTCGGCCGCCCACATCTCAGCGCTGCCGCTGAACACGCACGATATCCCTGACCTCAGGGGCATGAGCGCTATGGACGCCGTCTACCTCCTGCGTAGCCGCGGCTACCGCGTGCAGCTCGTCGGGGCGGGGAACGTCGTGAGCCAAAGCATCCCAGCAGGTACAGCCGCGGCCCGAGGCAGCGAGATCGTCCTCCAGCTCGGCTACGAGGCCTAG
- a CDS encoding DUF3109 family protein encodes MYQIEDKIVSQDIFDVLFACDYAKCKGICCVEGDSGAPLEAGEREQLERYLPEVKHLLSPAALDVIEAQGVSYLDEDGDEVTSIVGGKDCVFTTYDAEGNCQCAFEKVYYEGKTDWIKPISCQLYPIRLTKYRDFTAVNYHKWSVCKCALKRGKSLGLPVYRFLEGPLVRAFGREWYQQLEEVAALIKEEQMGD; translated from the coding sequence ATGTATCAGATAGAGGATAAGATCGTCAGCCAGGACATCTTCGATGTGCTCTTCGCCTGCGACTATGCCAAGTGCAAAGGCATCTGCTGCGTCGAGGGTGACAGTGGGGCTCCGCTGGAGGCAGGCGAACGGGAGCAGCTGGAGCGCTACCTGCCCGAGGTCAAGCATCTCCTCTCGCCCGCGGCTCTGGACGTCATCGAGGCGCAGGGCGTCAGCTACCTCGATGAGGACGGCGACGAAGTGACCTCCATCGTGGGCGGCAAGGACTGCGTCTTCACCACCTACGACGCTGAGGGCAACTGTCAGTGTGCCTTCGAGAAGGTCTACTACGAGGGCAAGACGGACTGGATCAAGCCCATCAGCTGCCAGCTCTACCCCATCCGCCTGACCAAGTACCGCGACTTCACCGCCGTCAACTACCACAAGTGGTCGGTCTGCAAGTGTGCGCTCAAGCGCGGCAAAAGCCTTGGCCTGCCCGTCTACCGCTTCCTCGAGGGGCCGCTGGTCCGTGCCTTCGGCCGCGAGTGGTACCAGCAGCTCGAGGAGGTCGCCGCCCTCATCAAGGAGGAGCAGATGGGCGACTAG
- a CDS encoding O-acetylhomoserine aminocarboxypropyltransferase/cysteine synthase family protein produces the protein MTTNATTEALHAGFEPSQNLGATSVPIYQGNAFTFESCDHAARVFDLAEASYLYTRLNNPTTDVLEQRLAAIDGGVGAIATACGMSAIATTILTLLRAGDHIVASSSVYGGTYNLLSVTLPRLGITTTFVDASDPKAFEAAIQPTTRLVYSETLGNPKLDFVDIRAVADIAHAHGLPLVVDNTLTPILFKPIEHGADIVIYSLTKYFCGNGTAMGGAVIDSGKFDWTNGKFPDFTEPSPGYHGLVYSEAFGPAAFIARARVEGLRDLGGCISPTNSFLVLQGLETLALRIREVSASALKIARWLQEQPEVEWIHYPGLETDSYHEICSRYLQGGFGAIITFGLKGGYEPAKAFVDSTKIFRIVANLGDTKSLIIHPSSTTHRQLSPEQQQSAGVSPELVRLSIGLEDVEDLKADIKQALAASGAHA, from the coding sequence ATGACGACGAACGCTACGACAGAAGCCCTACACGCAGGGTTTGAGCCCTCCCAAAACCTTGGCGCTACCTCCGTACCCATCTATCAGGGCAATGCCTTCACTTTCGAGAGCTGCGACCATGCGGCTCGGGTCTTCGACCTCGCCGAGGCCAGCTACCTCTACACGCGCCTCAATAATCCCACGACCGACGTACTGGAGCAGCGCCTAGCAGCCATCGACGGCGGGGTCGGGGCGATCGCTACCGCCTGCGGGATGAGTGCCATCGCCACGACCATCCTCACGCTGCTGCGTGCGGGGGATCATATTGTCGCCTCCTCCAGCGTCTATGGGGGGACTTACAATCTGCTGAGTGTCACGCTTCCCCGCCTCGGGATCACGACGACCTTCGTCGATGCCAGTGACCCCAAGGCCTTCGAGGCGGCTATCCAGCCCACGACCAGGCTAGTCTACTCCGAGACGCTGGGGAACCCCAAGCTGGACTTCGTCGATATCCGTGCCGTGGCGGACATCGCCCACGCGCATGGCCTGCCGCTGGTGGTGGATAACACGCTGACGCCTATCCTCTTCAAGCCCATCGAGCACGGCGCGGATATCGTCATCTATTCGCTGACGAAGTACTTCTGTGGCAACGGTACCGCGATGGGCGGTGCGGTCATCGACTCGGGGAAGTTCGACTGGACGAATGGTAAGTTCCCCGACTTCACTGAGCCCAGCCCCGGCTACCATGGGCTCGTCTACAGTGAGGCCTTTGGTCCTGCCGCCTTCATCGCGCGGGCTCGTGTTGAGGGGCTGCGCGACCTCGGAGGCTGCATCAGCCCGACCAATAGCTTCCTCGTCCTGCAGGGGCTGGAGACGCTCGCCCTGCGCATCCGCGAGGTCTCGGCCAGCGCCCTCAAGATCGCCCGCTGGCTGCAGGAGCAGCCTGAGGTGGAGTGGATCCACTACCCTGGGCTGGAGACGGATAGCTACCACGAGATCTGCAGCCGCTATCTCCAGGGGGGCTTCGGCGCCATCATCACCTTCGGGCTCAAGGGCGGATACGAGCCTGCCAAGGCCTTCGTCGATAGTACGAAGATCTTCCGCATCGTGGCCAACCTCGGCGACACGAAGTCGCTCATCATCCACCCCAGCAGCACGACGCACCGCCAGCTGAGCCCCGAGCAGCAGCAGAGCGCAGGTGTGAGCCCCGAGCTGGTACGCCTGTCCATCGGGCTGGAGGATGTAGAGGACCTCAAGGCCGATATCAAGCAGGCACTGGCGGCATCAGGAGCGCATGCTTAG